The Litchfieldia alkalitelluris genome has a window encoding:
- a CDS encoding FAD-dependent oxidoreductase, producing MKIDHDIRLPEYPESYWFKNLDIPQFSQLSEDIEVDVVIVGGGITGITSAYLLCKEGLRVAILEAGKLLNGTTGHTTAKVTAQHDLIYDEFINHLGHTKARMYYEANTEAMKFIKNTVKEHNIDCDFTKQDAFLYATTEKYNSKLEKELEAYQKLEIEGELENSIPFDIKILNALSMKNQAQFHPLKYLSHLLQEVVNSGGLLFENTIAVNIEEEDRKVNVRTRNDYSVKADYALACSHFPFYEGTGLYSTRMYADRSYVLAVKTEREYPGGMYLSVDQPSRSLRSVKINGDNAVLVGGESHKTGQGKDTLEHYKALEKFSKDVLNSNKILYRWSTQDLITLDKVPYVGAITASHPQILIATGYRKWGMTNGTAAARLLRDIVMKRENPYEELYTPSRFYADPSLKVFFRENFDVAKHLIKGKLEISEKEVSDLSTDEGAVVSIEGKRKGAYKDSNGKLHIVDTTCTHIGCEVNWNHGDRTWDCPCHGSRFSYTGEVIEGPAEKSLAKLDDHTMLDNFTSEKSGY from the coding sequence GTGAAAATAGATCATGACATAAGGCTCCCAGAATATCCTGAATCCTACTGGTTTAAAAACTTGGATATACCACAATTTAGTCAATTAAGTGAAGATATTGAGGTGGATGTAGTTATTGTCGGTGGGGGGATTACAGGAATAACTTCGGCATACCTTTTATGTAAAGAGGGTTTAAGGGTCGCTATTCTAGAAGCTGGTAAATTATTAAATGGGACAACTGGTCATACAACTGCCAAGGTAACGGCTCAACATGATTTAATTTATGACGAGTTTATTAATCACTTAGGGCACACAAAAGCAAGAATGTACTATGAAGCGAATACAGAAGCAATGAAATTTATTAAAAATACTGTGAAAGAACATAATATTGATTGCGATTTCACTAAACAAGATGCTTTCTTGTATGCAACGACCGAAAAGTATAACAGCAAATTAGAAAAAGAATTAGAAGCCTATCAAAAGCTAGAAATAGAAGGAGAACTAGAAAACAGTATACCTTTTGATATAAAGATACTAAATGCCCTTTCAATGAAAAACCAAGCCCAATTTCACCCTTTAAAGTATCTTTCTCATCTACTACAAGAGGTTGTGAATTCTGGGGGGCTTTTATTTGAAAATACCATAGCAGTAAATATTGAGGAGGAAGACCGAAAAGTCAATGTCCGCACCCGTAACGATTATAGTGTTAAGGCAGATTATGCTCTAGCTTGTTCTCACTTTCCTTTTTATGAGGGGACAGGATTGTATTCAACTAGAATGTATGCCGATCGATCTTATGTTCTTGCCGTGAAAACGGAAAGGGAGTACCCTGGCGGTATGTATTTAAGTGTAGATCAACCTAGCCGTTCACTTCGTTCTGTTAAGATTAACGGTGACAATGCAGTTTTAGTTGGTGGAGAAAGTCATAAAACAGGACAAGGGAAGGATACTCTGGAGCATTACAAGGCTTTAGAGAAATTTAGTAAAGACGTTTTAAACTCTAATAAGATACTTTATCGGTGGTCAACTCAGGACCTAATTACTTTGGATAAAGTACCTTACGTTGGCGCTATTACTGCTTCACACCCACAAATCTTAATTGCCACAGGTTATCGTAAATGGGGAATGACTAATGGGACAGCTGCCGCTCGATTACTTAGGGACATTGTGATGAAAAGGGAGAATCCATATGAGGAATTATATACTCCTTCTCGTTTTTACGCAGATCCAAGTTTAAAAGTATTTTTTAGAGAAAATTTTGATGTGGCAAAGCACTTAATAAAAGGGAAATTAGAAATATCCGAAAAAGAAGTTAGTGATTTATCAACTGATGAAGGTGCAGTTGTTTCAATAGAAGGAAAACGTAAGGGTGCGTACAAAGATAGTAATGGAAAACTCCATATTGTTGATACGACCTGTACCCATATTGGTTGTGAAGTAAATTGGAACCATGGCGATCGAACATGGGATTGCCCTTGTCATGGCTCAAGGTTCTCCTATACAGGTGAAGTTATAGAGGGGCCAGCTGAAAAGTCTCTTGCTAAACTGGACGATCATACAATGCTTGACAATTTCACCTCTGAAAAATCTGGTTATTAG